In Prunus dulcis chromosome 2, ALMONDv2, whole genome shotgun sequence, a single genomic region encodes these proteins:
- the LOC117618546 gene encoding ATG8-interacting protein 2-like: MADNEEVEESTARGNGWEVVSLTESTYAASPGPQGVQLNNDGKINTFGEQAETSHALFMSGHFVFPPSQHENLPVETDSSKIHNEHVDKDAVTEAEIGIEGGRSSGKEEETLTLKGLNVPDEFTGMPFSKEKDNMLSIGGRDFEEGATLEGSVADKEQTIYDAAKYSLDGETALGGSTPYGESTALPGRIEPSEQGLDSSEDISQSPRPPHDDKFDVSGLPCGAWWKRRAASLYCHAKEANAYWSIFVAAAVMGLVLLGQRWQNERWQALQQKWQLSVNDQKTGRMFGPISRLKDVIVGSQSRGSFIRVSSSSDS; this comes from the exons ATGGCAGATAATGAGGAGGTAGAGGAAAGTACTGCTCGTGGGAATGGATGGGAAGTTGTCTCACTTACAGAATCAACATATGCTGCTTCTCCTGGTCCACAAGGAGTTCAACTGAACAATGACGGCAAGATCAATACCTTTGGAGAGCAAGCGGAGACTTCTCATGCTCTGTTCATGTCTGGTCACTTTGTTTTTCCACCCAGTCAGCATGAGAATTTGCCTGTGGAGACTGACAGCAGCAAAATTCATAATGAACATGTGGACAAGGATGCAGTAACTGAGGCTGAGATAGGTATTGAAGGTGGTAGGTCCAGtggaaaggaggaagaaactTTGACTTTGAAAGGGTTGAATGTTCCGGATGAGTTTACGGGAATGCCGTTTTCAAAAGAGAAGGATAATATGCTATCCATTGGTGGTAGAGACTTTGAAGAAGGCGCTACACTGGAAGGGTCTGTGGCTGACAAAGAGCAGACTATATATGATGCTGCGAAATATAGTTTAGATGGTGAAACAGCTCTTGGTGGTTCAACCCCATATGGTGAGAGCACTGCTCTTCCTGGACGTATTGAACCTTCAGAACAAGGTTTAGATTCTTCTGAGGACATCTCACAATCCCCAAGGCCACCGCATGATGATAAATTTGACGTTTCTGGCCTGCCCTGTGGAGCGTGGTGGAAAAGAAGAGCTGCTTCCTTGTATTGTCATGCAAAAGAAGCAAATGCATATTGGTCTATTTTTGTAGCAGCAGCTGTGATGGGGCTTGTGTTACTTGGGCAGCGGTGGCAGAATGAGAGGTGGCAGGCTCTACAACAAAAGTGGCAGTTGAGCGTCAATGATCAG AAAACAGGAAGGATGTTTGGTCCCATATCTCGACTAAAAGACGTGATAGTTGGCAGCCAGAGCCGAGGATCCTTTATCCGGGTCAGCTCCTCAAGCGACTCTTAA
- the LOC117618547 gene encoding uncharacterized protein LOC117618547 isoform X1 codes for MGDLYALDFDGVLCDSCGESSLSAVKAAKVRWPSLFNGVDSTLEDWVVEQMHIVRPVVETGYENLLLVRLLLEARIPSIRKSSVAEGITVEGILEKWSELKPVIMEEWGEERDALINLFGKVRDEWMDEDLTTWIGANRLYPGVPDALKFASSTIYIVTTKQSRFADALLRKLAGVTIPPERIFGLGSGPKVEVLKQLQKKPEHQGLKLHFVEDRLATLKNVIKEPELDGWNLYLGDWGYNTQKEREEAATIPRIRILELPDFSKKLK; via the exons ATGGGGGATTTATATGCTTTGGATTTTGATGGAGTTTTGTGTGATAGCTGTGGAGAgagctctctctctgctgTGAAG GCTGCTAAAGTGAGATGGCCAAGTCTATTCAACGGTGTGGATTCAACTTTGGAGGATTGGGTTGTTGAGCAGATGCACATA GTGAGGCCTGTGGTGGAAACTGGATATGAGAATCTATTGCTTGTGAGGTTGCTGCTGGAGGCGAGAATCCCTTCTATACGAAAGTCATCGGTCGCCGAAGGGATTACAGTGGAGGGGATATTGGAGAAGTGGTCAGAGCTGAAGCCTGTGATTATGGAAGAGTGGGGTGAGGAGAGGGATGCTCTTATTAATCTTTTTGGTAAGGTCAGGGATGAGTGGATGGATGAGGACCTAACAACTTGGATTGGTGCAAATAG ATTATATCCAGGTGTTCCTGATGCTCTAAAATTTGCAAGCTCAACCATATACATTGTCACCACAAAACAG AGCCGATTTGCTGATGCTTTACTGCGAAAACTTGCTGGAGTTACAATACCGCCTGAAAGAATATTTGGTCTTGGAAGTGG TCCCAAGGTAGAAGTATTGAAGCAGCTTCAAAAGAAACCAGAACATCAGGGGCTGAAACTGCA CTTTGTCGAAGATCGACTGGCAACCCTAAAGAATGTGATCAAAGAACCTGAATTGGATGGTTGGAATTTGTATCTAG GGGATTGGGGGTACAATACACAGAAGGAGAGGGAGGAGGCAGCTACAATTCCCAGGATTCGGATCCTTGAGCTTCCTGACTTCAGTAAGAAGTTGAAGTAG
- the LOC117618547 gene encoding uncharacterized protein LOC117618547 isoform X2 has product MGDLYALDFDGVLCDSCGESSLSAVKAAKVRWPSLFNGVDSTLEDWVVEQMHIVRPVVETGYENLLLVRLLLEARIPSIRKSSVAEGITVEGILEKWSELKPVIMEEWGEERDALINLFGKVRDEWMDEDLTTWIGANRLYPGVPDALKFASSTIYIVTTKQSRFADALLRKLAGVTIPPERIFGLGSGPKVEVLKQLQKKPEHQGLKLHFVEDRLATLKNVIKEPELDGWNLYLGDWGYNTQKEREEAATIPRIRILELPDFSD; this is encoded by the exons ATGGGGGATTTATATGCTTTGGATTTTGATGGAGTTTTGTGTGATAGCTGTGGAGAgagctctctctctgctgTGAAG GCTGCTAAAGTGAGATGGCCAAGTCTATTCAACGGTGTGGATTCAACTTTGGAGGATTGGGTTGTTGAGCAGATGCACATA GTGAGGCCTGTGGTGGAAACTGGATATGAGAATCTATTGCTTGTGAGGTTGCTGCTGGAGGCGAGAATCCCTTCTATACGAAAGTCATCGGTCGCCGAAGGGATTACAGTGGAGGGGATATTGGAGAAGTGGTCAGAGCTGAAGCCTGTGATTATGGAAGAGTGGGGTGAGGAGAGGGATGCTCTTATTAATCTTTTTGGTAAGGTCAGGGATGAGTGGATGGATGAGGACCTAACAACTTGGATTGGTGCAAATAG ATTATATCCAGGTGTTCCTGATGCTCTAAAATTTGCAAGCTCAACCATATACATTGTCACCACAAAACAG AGCCGATTTGCTGATGCTTTACTGCGAAAACTTGCTGGAGTTACAATACCGCCTGAAAGAATATTTGGTCTTGGAAGTGG TCCCAAGGTAGAAGTATTGAAGCAGCTTCAAAAGAAACCAGAACATCAGGGGCTGAAACTGCA CTTTGTCGAAGATCGACTGGCAACCCTAAAGAATGTGATCAAAGAACCTGAATTGGATGGTTGGAATTTGTATCTAG GGGATTGGGGGTACAATACACAGAAGGAGAGGGAGGAGGCAGCTACAATTCCCAGGATTCGGATCCTTGAGCTTCCTGACTTCA GTGACTAA
- the LOC117617221 gene encoding receptor-like protein EIX2 — protein sequence MDLSHNQLRGNLRSELAVNLNVSWNQLEGPIRSLPSIRSLSLIPTGGGSFLDLSNNKFSGSASFLCTTEVSYLTYLDLSSNHVSGELPDCWIHFQQLVFLDLSNNSLSGKIPTTMGYLFRMETLRLNNNRFVGELPSQLKNCTKLTLVDVGENKLSGLIPEWLGENLLNLSIIILRSNQFYRSIPPQLCHLTQLQILDLSMNNITGIIPKCLNNWTTSAQNGHSSPSILHYNRIQSEVFSLELPYEYEASLTWKGVKSKYKSILGLVKSIDLACNKLSGEIPIEITYLVGLVSLNLSRNRLTGQIPSRIGNLQKLDSLDLSRNQINDRISISISRINCIGYLDLSENNLFGKIPIGTQLQTFDYAYGGNPLLCGEPLPRTCPKEEKGPGQSVLVNEDDKDGLITQGFYICMGLGFAIGFWGVCGTLLLNRSCRYTYFNFLTFLNDWLYVKVEIIRQRILNK from the coding sequence ATGGATTTGTCCCACAATCAACTCAGAGGAAATTTGAGATCAGAGTTAGCAGTTAATTTAAATGTGAGTTGGAACCAATTGGAGGGTCCGATCCGATCACTCCCTTCAATCCGATCACTCTCTTTAATCCCAACAGGAGGAGGATCATTTCTAGATCTCTCCAATAATAAATTTTCAGGATCAGCGTCATTTTTGTGTACAACCGAGGTGAGTTATTTAACCTATCTTGATCTCTCAAGCAACCATGTATCCGGAGAACTTCCAGATTGTTGGATCCATTTTCAACAATTAGTCTTTCTTGATTTGAGCAACAACTCTTTATCTGGGAAAATTCCTACCACGATGGGATACTTGTTTCGTATGGAGACACTAAGACTAAATAATAACAGATTTGTCGGAGAGTTGCCTTCACAATTGAAGAATTGCACAAAGTTGACACTTGTTGATGTCGgggaaaataaattatcaGGATTAATACCTGAATGGCTAGGGGAAAATCTGCTAAATTTGTCTATCATTATCCTTCGATCTAATCAGTTCTATAGGAGCATCCCGCCACAATTATGCCATCTTAcacaacttcaaattttggatttgtCAATGAACAACATCACTGGAATTATACCCAAATGTCTCAACAATTGGACTACTTCGGCTCAAAATGGACATTCAAGTCCAAGTATCTTACATTACAATAGAATTCAATCGGAAGTATTTTCCTTGGAGTTGCCTTATGAGTATGAAGCATCTTTGACATGGAAAGGAGTAAAGTCAAAATACAAAAGTATTCTGGGACTTGTAAAGAGTATTGATCTCGCATGCAATAAGTTGAGTGGGGAGATTCCTATTGAAATCACTTATCTTGTTGGTTTGGTTTCTTTAAACTTGTCGAGAAACCGATTAACAGGTCAAATACCTTCAAGGATTGGGAATTTGCAAAAGTTAGATTCTCTTGATTTATCAAGAAACCAGATAAATGACAGAATTTCAATAAGTATTTCTCGGATAAATTGTATTGGTTACTTGGACTTGTCAGAAAACAACTTGTTTGGAAAAATTCCAATAGGCACTCAGCTTCAAACCTTTGACTATGCTTATGGTGGAAATCCTCTGCTTTGTGGAGAACCACTCCCAAGGACATGCCCTAAGGAGGAAAAAGGTCCGGGACAATCTGTGTTGGTGAATGAAGACGACAAAGATGGGCTCATAACACAAGGATTTTACATCTGCATGGGGCTTGGGTTTGCCATTGGATTTTGGGGAGTTTGCGGCACTCTTCTGCTCAATAGGTCATGCAGATATACGTACTTCAATTTCTTGACCTTTCTGAACGATTGGCTGTACGTGAAGGTAGAAATCATCAGGCAAAGGAtccttaataaataa
- the LOC117617170 gene encoding 54S ribosomal protein L19, mitochondrial-like — translation MMALCKDFNAQTQMFKLDVPVVVTLNNTYEFMVKSPSVNWYLRKATSLDSGSSRLKHVVASELSLRHVYEIAKVNQSDPYFQYMPALESICPCLKLWLPCVQNRNDAQSLVCHENMYRKRFKRIH, via the exons ATGATGGCCCTTTGCAAGGACTTCAACGCCCAGACCCAAATGTTTAAACTTGACGTACCCGTGGTGGTGACCCTGAACAACACCTACGAGTTCATGGTAAAGTCACCGTCTGTCAACTGGTACCTGAGGAAGGCCACCAGCCTCGACTCAGGCAGCAGCCGACTCAAACACGTGGTCGCTTCTGAACTGTCTTTGAGGCACGTGTATGAGATCGCCAAGGTGAACCAATCTGACCCGTATTTCCAGTACATGCCCGCCTTGGAGTCCATTT GCCCTTGTTTAAAGCTTTGGTTGCCTTGTGTTCAGAATCGCAATGATGCACAATCACTTGTGTGCCACGAAAATATGTATCGTAAACGCTTCAAACGGATTCACTAA
- the LOC117617169 gene encoding uncharacterized protein LOC117617169: MKVIYEAMKTAWPAEIADDADVRAFIFESLSSSYKIPLCIALKGKVSNKQAPSVDVGQESMPVDLNVSTQVVLEDSHDSENDLGNKEFKDSESEVENNRTQLDKLLCENMHCEDMAYVEADNIFQDHAEFNELCGDNNMGCNDVPAISVQFDEPNSDKPNSLEHSRMKILQKGFYDFQGEAAKMDSHVIEWADKLVQENNAKMLSLQDTVAEIAMKWTKVLRTGALGVRFMGDDLNTIMFNMERGQDTTEVWMDDNCLDQLALMIEKAVNSTGTNSLYSPDEGVCVEPTRGLQIKIGEQDFQRPGDSPLEEVVEKLQNEKRRVGNDSPAESNRHLKEEL; this comes from the exons ATGAAAGTTATATATGAAGCAATGAAAACTGCATGGCCGGCAGAGATAGCCGATGATGCTGACGTGAgagcttttatttttgaaagtcTTTCAAGTTCCTACAAGATTCCATTGTGCATTGCATTGAAGGGTAAAGTAAGTAATAAACAAGCTCCATCGGTTGACGTCGGACAAGAATCAATGCCAGTGGACCTCAACGTGAGTACTCAAGTTGTTTTAGAAGATAGTCATGATTCAGAAAATGACTTGGGAAACAAGGAATTTAAGGACTCTGAATCTGAAGTGGAAAACAATAGAACACAGCTAGATAAGTTGCTTTGTGAGAACATGCACTGTGAGGATATGGCATATGTAGAGGCTGATAATATATTCCAAGATCATGCTGAATTCAATGAATTGTGTGGTGACAACAACATGGGGTGTAATGATGTACCAGCCATCAGTGTGCAGTTTGATGAACCCAACTCTGACAAACCAAATTCTCTTGAGCATTCAAGAATGAAAATACTTCAAAAGGGGTTCTATGATTTTCAAGGTGAGGCAGCCAAAATGGATTCACATGTGATAGAATGGGCTGATAAGTTGGTGCAAGAAAACAACGCAAAAATGTTATCATTGCag GATACGGTAGCTGAGATTGCCATGAAATGGACTAAAGTTCTGAGAACTGGGGCTCTTGGGGTGAGATTCATGGGGGATGATCTAAACACAATCATGTTTAACATGGAACGAGGCCAAGACACGACAGAG GTGTGGATGGATGACAACTGTCTGGATCAGTTAGCGCTGATGATTGAGAAAGCCGTTAACTCCACTGGAACTAATTCCCTCTATTCTCCAGATGAAGGAGTTTGTGTTGAACCAACCCGAGGCCTACAAATAAAGATTGGCGAACAAGATTTTCAAAGACCCGGAGATTCTCCTTTGGAAGAAGTTGTTGAGAAGCTCCAGAATGAGAAAAGGAGAGTGGGGAATGACAGTCCAGCAGAGAGCAATAGGCATTTGAAAGAGGAATTGTAG